One window from the genome of Acuticoccus sp. I52.16.1 encodes:
- a CDS encoding iron-sulfur cluster assembly accessory protein: MSRPAIMTMSDNAADRVREIVGRADPPIAGLRVGIKKGGCAGMEYTMDAVTDPDPKDEIVEASGARVFVDKAAVLFLLGCRMDYEVTKFRSGFTFQNPNQVSACGCGESVELKAAAE, encoded by the coding sequence ATGTCCCGCCCGGCCATCATGACCATGTCCGACAATGCCGCCGACCGCGTGCGCGAAATCGTGGGACGCGCCGATCCGCCGATCGCGGGCCTACGCGTCGGGATCAAGAAAGGCGGTTGCGCGGGCATGGAGTACACCATGGACGCGGTCACCGACCCGGACCCCAAGGACGAGATCGTCGAGGCGTCCGGCGCCCGCGTCTTCGTCGACAAGGCGGCCGTGCTCTTCCTGCTCGGCTGCCGGATGGACTACGAGGTGACGAAGTTCCGCTCCGGCTTCACCTTCCAGAACCCCAACCAGGTTTCCGCCTGCGGTTGCGGCGAATCGGTCGAGCTGAAGGCTGCGGCCGAATAA
- a CDS encoding cysteine desulfurase, which yields MDVVSAPATLDVARIREDFPILKETIHGKPLVYLDSAASAQKPTPVLERLIEAYTRDYANVHRGLHTLANRSTEAYEGARETVRRFLNAPSTEEVIFTRSSTEAINLVAQTFGRTRIGEGDEIVVTVMEHHSNIVPWHFLRERQGAVIKWIGLTEDGSLDMEAYEAALTERTKMVAMVHMSNVLGTVNPVAEICRIARERGIPTLIDGSQSAVHGPVDVQAIGCDFFAFTGHKLYGPTGIGVLYGRRELLEAMPPFLGGGEMIESVSRDTVVYAGLPNRFEAGTPPIAQAIGLGAAVEYVEAIGWDAITAHEADLTAYARERLRGVNALSLYGDAPNRGGVFAFNLQGAHPHDVSTILDREGVAVRAGQHCTEPLMDALGINATCRASFGLYNTRAEVDRLAEAIEKAHRFFV from the coding sequence AGACGATCCACGGCAAGCCGCTGGTCTACCTCGACAGCGCCGCCTCGGCCCAGAAGCCGACGCCGGTGCTGGAGCGGCTGATAGAGGCCTACACGCGCGACTACGCCAACGTACACCGCGGCCTGCACACGCTCGCCAACCGCTCGACCGAGGCCTACGAGGGGGCGCGCGAGACCGTGCGCCGCTTCCTCAACGCACCGTCGACGGAGGAGGTGATCTTCACCCGCTCCTCCACCGAGGCGATCAACCTCGTGGCACAGACCTTCGGGCGCACGCGGATCGGCGAGGGCGACGAGATCGTCGTCACCGTCATGGAGCATCACTCCAACATCGTGCCCTGGCACTTCCTGCGCGAGCGGCAGGGCGCCGTCATCAAGTGGATCGGCCTCACCGAGGACGGCTCGCTCGACATGGAAGCCTACGAGGCGGCGCTGACCGAGCGAACCAAGATGGTCGCCATGGTGCACATGTCGAACGTCCTGGGCACGGTGAACCCGGTTGCCGAGATCTGCCGCATCGCCCGCGAACGGGGCATCCCGACCCTGATCGACGGGTCGCAGAGCGCGGTCCACGGCCCCGTCGACGTGCAGGCGATCGGCTGTGACTTCTTCGCCTTCACCGGCCACAAGCTCTACGGCCCCACCGGGATCGGCGTCCTCTACGGCCGCCGCGAACTCCTGGAGGCGATGCCGCCCTTCCTGGGCGGCGGCGAGATGATCGAGTCCGTCTCGCGCGACACGGTCGTCTATGCGGGTCTGCCCAACCGCTTCGAGGCGGGCACGCCGCCGATCGCGCAGGCCATCGGCCTGGGCGCCGCGGTCGAGTATGTCGAGGCGATCGGCTGGGACGCGATCACCGCCCACGAGGCCGACCTCACCGCCTACGCCCGCGAGCGGCTGCGCGGCGTCAACGCGCTCTCGCTCTACGGCGACGCTCCGAACCGCGGCGGCGTATTCGCGTTCAATCTCCAGGGGGCCCATCCCCACGACGTGTCGACCATCCTGGACCGCGAAGGTGTTGCGGTGCGGGCCGGACAGCATTGCACCGAGCCTTTGATGGACGCGCTCGGGATCAATGCCACCTGCCGGGCGTCTTTTGGCCTCTACAACACGCGAGCCGAAGTGGATCGACTTGCCGAGGCCATCGAGAAAGCCCATAGATTCTTCGTGTAA
- a CDS encoding SUF system Fe-S cluster assembly protein — protein MDSTKAGFADNTTPERATDAPSEHRPLSEDRLARDAEAVGGGLPETEVLEPGTSAIPEEELDRITQDIIAALKTVYDPEIPVDIYELGLIYRVDIEDDRSIRVDMTLTAPGCPVAGEMPGWVENAIGTVEGVGAVLVNMVFDPPWDPSRMSDEARVALDMF, from the coding sequence ATGGACAGCACCAAGGCCGGGTTCGCCGACAACACGACGCCGGAGCGCGCCACGGACGCCCCGTCCGAGCACCGCCCGCTGTCCGAGGATCGTCTGGCGCGCGATGCCGAGGCGGTCGGCGGCGGGCTCCCCGAGACCGAGGTCTTGGAGCCCGGCACCTCGGCGATCCCCGAGGAAGAGCTGGACCGGATCACGCAGGACATCATCGCCGCGCTCAAGACGGTGTACGACCCGGAAATCCCGGTCGATATCTACGAGCTCGGCCTCATCTACCGCGTCGACATCGAGGACGACCGCTCCATCCGCGTCGACATGACGCTGACGGCGCCCGGCTGCCCCGTCGCCGGCGAGATGCCGGGGTGGGTCGAGAACGCCATCGGCACGGTGGAGGGCGTCGGCGCGGTGCTGGTGAACATGGTGTTCGACCCGCCGTGGGACCCGTCGCGGATGTCGGACGAGGCCCGCGTCGCTCTCGATATGTTCTAA